In the Hirundo rustica isolate bHirRus1 chromosome 2, bHirRus1.pri.v3, whole genome shotgun sequence genome, TTTCTTCATTGGTATCATAATCaagctgttttcaaaacagGCTAGCACCATTTGTCATAGTCACCCTGATGAGCATGACAAACTCGGGCATTCTCGGGATTAAGTTTTAACTGGAAATCCTGAACACTATTAATTAACCCACAGAATGCTGTACAACTAAATGCCAAACAATGATAAGAATAAAACTCCCCAATGCAGCACATAATTCTTTCAGCAAATAGCACAAATTCCGGATCCAAGAATTAAGGTAAAATGTTATTGCTGCATAATTCTATTCAGGAATTCAATGattataaaacaaattaactAGAAATAATGTCTCACATTGGTCTGATAGGATCTGCTTAACAAAGGAAGACTTATGCTTACTGAAAGTCCTTATgcaagttacttttttttttgtctaaagtATATATTGCTTCCTCTCTATTGCTCTGAGTTTACTCAGCAGTTTATAGTATCCACATCATGGAGGATTTTATTGCTCTTTAGTgctaaaaacatatttttccttattgctGAAATACTACTATTGGGggaaatggttaaaaaaaaaaaatttaaaaaaaaaatggaagacaatttaaaaaatcctctcCTAAGTGTTGAGGATGAACGTATGAAAAAAAATGACCACAATAAATTTTTCCCATTAGGATACAACCTGTTACTAACTTTGGGGCAAGCGTGGTAATAAATAAACATGAACTTcaattatttaaacaaaattaagaaaaaaacccaaccttcTGCCATTACAGTGGAGCTACGAAAGCTACTTCACTGTACAAAGAATGGTGAAtctacccccccccccccatcttACACACTGTTGTTTGATGGGACAACAAAATATCAGAAACTGCAAGCTGGCTGGATTTCTGCCAGTTTCAGGAGGACCTTGGATGGATACTGGCACCTCACCACACAGAACAGGGGCTCCACTGTCattctgcagggacagcagagagTTACTTAATTCTGCAAGGTATGAAAGGTGGCTGGCTGTCAAGCAATTCTTCTGTGAGTGAGGAAGGCAGCTTTgcacccacagctctgcccctctTTCCCAGCACTCATTCAGAGGTGTGTTACGTAGCCCccatcccagtgctgcagaCTATGCTAAAGTTTGGCCTGACAGCTGCAGGCAAACCCATGTCATTGACTTTCAGCAGAATTTTCTGGCCTATGCTGCACGGCCTCAATTTTGGAACATATTTCTGTAAGAGGCAAAATCCTCGCTGGAGGTCACAGCGGTATCTTTGGAGGCAGAGTCATGTTTCTCATCAGTTTGTGGTGGAAGGTAACCATGCACAACTCCTCAAACAAGGGCAAATCACATCCCTATGAGCCAGCTTTGAGGGATTGCTATAATTAATCCGTCTTTCCTCCGTTTGACTTGCTCTGCTCCTCAGGAGAGAAGCTTCCAATTACAAAtctctctgctctggcacaAGGAAGAGGTCGGCTCCCACGGCACACTGGAGAGCCTCTGTGGAATTGAGCAGCCTGTGGAGTGAGGAAGATGACAAGGACAAGAGGTGAAACAGCACGAGGAGAGGGGATGACATTATCTCCCTCTGTGGTGTCTTCCTCTGGCTTCCCTACCACACTGGTGCTGCCTAGAGAAAAACGCCTGTGAGGTTATCCAGGAGGATGAGAACACGTCTGTATAAGGAAAACAACAGTCGCCCTCAGGATTGAATTTTGGTCACAGTTGTAGTTGCTCATCTTCATCATAGTTTTAGTAATTTGATAGAgaagaacaaagggaaaaagcagGGGGAGCAAAGTTTGcatgacattttttcttttaaaagtgctATCCTACATTATTCAGCCTCTATATTATTAatctcatgattttttttttactgccatTATTTCCCAATAGTTTGAATACTCACAAAATTGCACACGTATGTAGCATGGATATGTTTGAAGTGAGTATGTCTTATACAAAAAATTGTAAGAAAATTCAATGACTAGAGTTTCAGCATCATTCATAAGTAGATAAAGAACACCAATACCCTACACTGAGCAGAGGTCATAGTCTAATTTGCTGAGCATCTGTAAATCACAGGGAAGCCAGGGGAGCTTCAAATTCACAGCTCTACTGGGTCATGCCATGCAATTATTATTAAACTAATCAGATTACCAAGTAAGAACCAAATAAATAATGGAATTTAAACCCAGCATTGCAACTAAAATTAATTATTGCTCATAAAAATCTCTACAGAGCCTTGTTTACAGACAACTTACATTTGAGATTCAGCTTTGTGTATAGCATATGATTCTTAACGTTACAGAAACTTTGCCACAAAAGCTACAGTCATCCAAACGTCCACGTGAAAAGGACAGATTCCATTTGGAAAAGTCCAGACCAGCAGCGCAGTTGTCTCTACTATCTCTACTACACAGgtatattttttcactgaacTGTAAATATTGCTATTTTTACACTtgagttttggatttttttttttttttttttcttttaatggaagGTACTGAAGCAACAATACAATACGCTGAGTTCGACATTCAAGGGAGTATAACCGCCGGCTGATGCCAGGGCATGAACACATTGAGCTCCCATCAACACTAAGGGAAGCGGTACTCTAACCTCCCGTGCGCTGACATGAGGGTACACCTCATGTTTCACGAAGACAAGTGCCAGGAAGATTTTCTCTCTGACAATCAAGTAGTCTTCAAATCAGGAAACAATGCTTTATTTCTAGTGCATTTTAATGCGGCTTCAGTGGAAGGTTAGAAGCAGTTTGAAATTTAACCATTCATGAGAGGAAGCTCTGCTTTCTAGACCAGAATTATAATAAAGTCCCATAATGAAGTGAACTGACATGTATACAGTGCAAAGAATGAAACTgccagaaaagaagaaaacactgtttCACTCTGCAGTTCTGGTTGCATATATTATGAACCAGATATGCTTTGAGAATTTATAAATGTCggtatttaaaattacatagGAGAACAGTGAAAACAAATGGTAATAGTATTGACTTGGTAACAAATCTAGGGGAACCATTTCATGTAGTGCTAAATATGTGCTGCAAGCAATCCATACGTTGTTTTATGAAACGTCTCTTATACTCCTCTAAAAAGATAAACTTGTCTGAGAAACCTAGTTTTCAATCTATTACAAATGCATAGCCGAAAGAGGCCATATTGTTTCATCAATTTCAAAGATACCCCCCTGTCAGTTTTATAATCAACAGCACAGCTCCGATGTCCCACATGCAAGTGAAAACATATGTCTGacttttcaaaaggaaaggaacgTCTATCTCTTGCTTTAACATCCAGCCAGAACACATGAGAGAACAGGTAACTCTTGTAAACAATTTTCAACCTAATTCATGCTGAGATGTAAAACAAAAAGCTGCACAAGTACTTTCTCACTTAGAGCAAATTTGTTGCACTGAGATTATTACAAGAAATTCCATATAAATCAGTACAATTGGCCATTATTTTGAAGAGTATTCTGATGGTATACAGATGGGGTCACAGGacttggtttgggttttatttttttttttccccatttaaaaaagaattaaagatgaaaaaatatccTAACAACAGATTGTAACATGCAGTATGACTAAACTCAATCAcataaacaatttaaaagaaGTATGCTGTTTCAAtctaattttaattagaaaactTAATGTAAAATCATGGCAAACATGGCAAAGTCTGGGTAATATGACAAAAATACCCTGAGCAACATTATAAATCTGTTAAGAAcactgattattttaattttggaaatcCTCCTTAAACCACTCGATTGATTTTGGTCGCTGGGGTTTTCTGTTTACAAAAAGGTCAGTCCATCCTGTGGTTTTCATGTCAACCCATCACACGCCATTTAATGAATGCATCTAAACCAAAGACAGAATGTCTGGAAAGCAACATGTTAAGGAGCGTCCTGGTGGCTGCCAATCAGACATCACTGGGTGATCTTGCCCTCTGAGACAGGTTAGAAGGAATACAGCCACAACAGACGAGCCAAAGTGCTTTCTGTATCTCCTGGTTTCTAAACGCATATATTACAGGATTGATGATGGAATTGTAGGTAGCTGGCAGGAGGGTGGCATAGGTGTATATAGAAGGATAGGTGTAATCTGCTATTAAAGAATAGAGCGTAAAAGGCATCCAGCAAGCAGCAAAAGTCCCCAAAATAATGGCCAAAGTAGACACTCCTTTTCTGGTGGTCACATAGTGGGAAGTGGCCAGGAAATGGTGTTGCAAGGCAATCTGATGGGCATGGCGCATCACGATTTTACAGATCTGAATGTAGAGCTGCAGCATGAGGGCAAACATAAGCAAGAAAGAGACCGAAAGGACGGCTGCATTATTTTTAGTGAGTGGTCTGATAACACTGCAGGTGGATTCATCTCTGAGGCAGTTCCAGCCCATTACAGGCAGCAGTCCAATACAGATAGATGCTCCCCAGAGCAATATAAGCATGACATAGGTAAAAGTGACAGTCCTCTCTGAATTGTAAGTCAGAGCATAATACAGGGAGAGGTAACGATCAACAGTGATAGCCAGCAAGCTGCCAACAGATGCTGAGAAAGAGGCAACAATCAGTCCAATCGTAACCAGTTTCGTAGCTTCTGACTGCAGAAGGTAGGCAAAAACAAAATTGATGATCAATCCAATGCCTGCTAAGAGATCTGCCAGCGCCAGGCTGCCTATCAGAAGGAACATGGGGGCACGAAGACTGGGATTATGGAAAATGATCAGAACCACAACGGCATTTTCGCAGGAGATAAGGGTCCCTGAAGTACACAAGACAATGTCCCAGGGGTTTACCAAAAGCTCTGGCTCAGGGTCTACGGCAGGAACCAGGGAGGAGCCTGCAGCTGAGGCATTCTCTGTAGAGCTGGCTTCTACATGATCCTGAGGCAGCCAGCTCAAATTAACCTTCAGATCTTCATTCATTTTAACCCCTGTCTTCTTCaacagaaagacatttttttaatgttcgGCCACAGCACTGGATACATCAcccgccccccccaccccccccaccccacccgaAGCATGCAACGCCCTAGACAGCAACACCAGCCTGTCGTGCAGGCAGGCACTTGTTACATAAATGTgacaatagaaaataaaaacaaaaacgggggaggggggaggatgTTTAAATTGCCCGAGATTATCCTCCAAGGGACCGACGCGCGGAGGCTGAGCGATCCTTAGGGTACCCCGCACAGGGAGGGAGGCACGGGCACGGGAGACAACCCATAGAGCAGCTAAACCCCCTCTAAGCGCCGCAATTTGGGGTGGGGGCCGGCTGCGGGGCGGCGTAAACCCCGCTACCCTGCGGCCGCGATTCCAGCGCGGGATTATATCGGTCACGGAGGGAGCGGACaggatggggaaggagaaggggaggcGGAGTATCTTTCACCGACCCCCAGTGAGGAAACCCCGCCCGGGCTGGGGGGAAGAGCAGGGCGATATCCTCTGAGAACTTACAAACTCGACGcggacaccacacacacacacacacacacacagacatccTCCCCACGTCCCCCAGGCACTCCCAGCGGCGGATCACCTGGGCAGTCCCCCGGCGGCTCGGAGGAAGGATGGAcggaggaaggaggaggaggaggaggcacgCAGGGGTCGCCGCGGTCCCTTCCAGGCGCCAGCGGGGCCGGCGccgcgcgcggggcggggggccgAGGGCGCGGCGCAGGTGCGCGCCCcccgcgcgcgcgcgcgcgcgctgGGCGTGTGCGTGCGCCCGGCCGCGAGCGAGGGAGCGAGGCAGTGAGGGGGCGGGGGCGCGCCTCGTGCCCGCGCGCCTGCGCAGGTGCGCGCGTGGGAGGCGGTGAGGGTGGAAAGGGGGCGGACGCCCCCCCACACCCACCCCCGGCTCCACCGGCCCGGGGGAGcgccgcgcccggcccggcccgagCGGACGCTCCTTCGCGGCCCGCTGACCTCCCGCTGCTCCACGGCGGCCGGCCGGCTTTTCCCTTGCTGCAAGAGCCTCTCGAAATTATTGAGATGAAAATTATCCTCGTACTGCGGGGGGTGGTGAGGTGCTGGCGGCACGGgtttgcccagagaggttgtggttTCTCCGCCTCTGGAGGTAATACAAAAGCTGATGGCATCGTCGACCCTGGTAATGttcgaggccaggctgggtggggtcCTGAGTGACGTgctccctgcccgtggcagggcaTTTGGAGTTAGATGGTCTTcaaagttccttccaacccaaaccattctacagttctgtggttctgtggttcaGAACGACCTGTTCTAATTGGCAGTGTTCTAATTCCCAGTTGGCTTTGGGAAGTGAGGCTGAACCAGACCATCAGCAGAGGCACCGTGGagccaaacctttctgtgatcctgtggtCCACAACCATATGAAAGCGAATCATAGAATGCtagaatcaattaggttgggaaaaacctccaagatcattgagttcaaGCCATGACTGAACACCACCATGCCAACCAGACCATGTCGCTGAGTGCCACAAGCAGTGTTTCCTTAaacaccttcagggatggtgattccaccacttccctgggcagcccattccaatgttaAACCACcctttctctgaagaaattctttctcatGTCCTAGctaagcctcccctggcacagcttaagactaTGTCCCttcatcctgtcacttgtcatctgggagaagaggctgacccccaGCTGGCTATGACCTCCTTTCCAATAGGTCCTGAATGACCTCTTAAAGCTGACCCTACTTTGAGACATGGAGCTGGACCAGACCGCCTGTAGACACACACTGGAGCCtcaaccattctatgattctgtggtcTGCAACCAcgtgaaaatgaaaatatgctaCAAAAAATTTAGAAGAGTGATGCCTGTTGTCATGTCTAGAGCAGGGAGCTTCTGCCTCTGCAGGGGGCCTGCGGGGGTAGCATGGGCATGGGGATGCCTTGTCATCTTTGGATGGTGACATTAGGGATACATGGGCATTTTTACAAAGGAGTTTGATATTGAGTAGTGCAGGGAGGCCAGTGGGGCTTGGAGCGAGTTGGAGCTAAACTTGGATATAGGCCACTGGGTCAGAGGAGCTACACCAAACGGATTTAAACGCCAGACACAGATGGCTTCTGCACAGAAAGTAGTCACCCAAGGTCCTCTGTACAGTCAGTGGAGAGAAGTGTATCCTCCAGGGCATGTCAAAACAGTGGGATAGTTGGTCTACAGAGGAGCATGGGAAATTTTAGGAAGACATGCTTTGTCCTCATTTACACCACTCTACACCTAAAAACCTCTGGAAAATCAGGCCCTGGGGAATGATTGGAATCTGGAGGAAAGATTTCCTTCTCCCTTGTTGAGTTATGGACTCAGCAAGTCTGTGTGGTGCCATTCTTCATTCAGATCAACCTCAATCACTGTGTAAAGCCTTGTGAAACTTTGCTGGATGACTCAAGATGATTCATTCATATTTCTGGTGCCTCTCCTGCTTTATAACGAGGATTAAAAATGGATATCACCTTGCTGCTGATCATTGTCTTCCAGTTTTTTCCAGTGATTTCTTATGTGACAGTGTGACAAATACTTTCCTGTGATCTGGACTGAATATGTTTGGTGTGTTTCATCATCTGTCACTCTTCCATTTAGAACAGTtgcaataaaaatgcaaaagctcttctttgaattttttaacatttgtttcACAAATGGCAAAGACAAGTGTTTCaattgaatattttaatttaggaCTTTGGAGAGCTGTGTTTATTCACTTATTTAATTTGTGAATGATTTCCATTCCAATTATAACACATTATAAACAAGCTAATGTTTGTGTCCTGTACTGCCAGTTTGTCCCTTTTTCTTGAGATGGTGAACTGTCATCATTAGGACAAATGGCATTGGCATGGAACAGAACACTTGTCATTTAgaggaaaatctgttttttaaaatctctggcAATATAAAGATTACCAGATGCAAAAATTAGGGATAGGTCATAGCTAAAGAGCTTTTGTACCACTGGCTTgctatttatttctgtctctcatGAAGCTGCTGATAGAGGTGTTTGCTGACCCTCAAGCTAGCACAGAACAGCCTAGTGCTGGAACAGGAAGCAGAGGTCgggctgtgctggctttggACCCAGGATCTCAGGATCTCTGTCTGACGCTGTGACTGCCATGGTGACGTACAAAGATACTGTGGCCCAGCTCAAGTAACACAACATGACTTTGCATAATAGCGGCATATCCTGAGGAATATATATGCCTGCGAGGAACAATATACATGTGGAGTCTAGTGCTGTTATCTGTCTTGGTCATAGTCTGGAAGTTTATCACTCTTCAGGCAGTCTGTGAACCTGCTCTGTCCAGGAGGTTTGGGTGAATTCAGGGGCATGCCCTTCTTTCCTTCAGGTATCTGCAACTGGCAATACATGGCAATCTCCTCCCCAGGGTCATGCCCCAGCCATGTCCTGAGGGGCAAGTCTGCTTCCAGGACCCCATGTGCCATGGGTGGGGAGCCTCTTCATACAGTTAAGGGATGAAAAATGTCATCTGCTTCATTGCCTTCCTGGTCTGAACAGTAGGAGCATCAGGCTTTGGGATGCAAACTGCATTACCAGCCAGTAAATTATAGATCTATCCACAGAAACTAAACAGTCCCATTCAAGTagaaaaaatatcctgaaataaCACATTGACATATTTTTCATCTGGGTCCCTACCATCCAGCAGGTTTCCCTTCAGGAAATCCAACAAGGTCCCATGCCTCTTATTCCTTTCTAAGCACCCTCTCTCTATTCTTAATCGCTGTGTTTTGACTCCTAGTCTTTCATCCATGTAATCAGAACCACCCTGAAAGAGCCTCTAGTCAAATGTGAGTCCTCATTAcctggaattattttttctttggattttatttttcccttggattttatttttcccatatGTAGTCTTatagtaatttaaataaaaacaagaaaagaaagttcaTATTCTGGAAACAACTCTTGCAGATAGTGATGGTTTGCTGTACAAAAGAAGTGTGAAAACCCTTGACAGCAGCCTATGTGCATTGTAGAAATGGCTTTTGTTAGAATTTTCTTTCAGGAGGTTTCATCTTCACATTGATTTAATCTTCAGTGTTACATTAATGTAATTTCAGCACTCAGACCATGTAATGAACCAAATTCTTCCCATGCACAGAAATGTGCAGTTATTACTGATCTTTCGGAATCTTTGAACTAGCATACCCTGGGCACGTGCAGCCCATTTaacctttgctttttattttaatatttcccccccccctcccattGGTGAATCAAGTGTTGAAGTCTTCacttattttttctgaattgctAGGCAAGCTGGAAACAATTAGGAGCATAACTAAAGTAGGGGTTAtatataaagaatattttgggtttgttctAAATCAGTCTTTGTccatttccaaaggaaagaaagagaatggAGCATAAAAGAGTACTTGCCAATTTATAtcaatttaatagaaaataagtCTTGTCACACAGATATTATTACAATGGAAAGACATATTTTGTTCCTCCGCAGATGCAACAGATTTTTGAAAGGCACTTGTCTTATCATATGCCATTATAACAGAAGTGccaattttcattaaaattcttgTGAAGGGGATTAATACCTGTTTTCTTACAATCTCTTAAAATACCAGCTTCCAACAGAGCCTGTGCCAGACTTGCAGTTATTCCATAACCCACAGAATAGACGAAGAATGGACGTGTTATAAAGACAGGTGGACATCATGGTAAACAAAGAAGACAGCAGAGCGTTCGGGTGGGGGGCTTTTGTCACACAGCTtgttcaggctttt is a window encoding:
- the GPR12 gene encoding G-protein coupled receptor 12 is translated as MNEDLKVNLSWLPQDHVEASSTENASAAGSSLVPAVDPEPELLVNPWDIVLCTSGTLISCENAVVVLIIFHNPSLRAPMFLLIGSLALADLLAGIGLIINFVFAYLLQSEATKLVTIGLIVASFSASVGSLLAITVDRYLSLYYALTYNSERTVTFTYVMLILLWGASICIGLLPVMGWNCLRDESTCSVIRPLTKNNAAVLSVSFLLMFALMLQLYIQICKIVMRHAHQIALQHHFLATSHYVTTRKGVSTLAIILGTFAACWMPFTLYSLIADYTYPSIYTYATLLPATYNSIINPVIYAFRNQEIQKALWLVCCGCIPSNLSQRARSPSDV